One Pseudomonas entomophila genomic window carries:
- a CDS encoding homocitrate synthase: MTAHNQSFVLMDCTFRDGGFQTDWRFSDAMVGHYFGMCQAAGVDIVEMGYLNLDPAAGVSHLGSFKALPESLSDVQRQQVDLGPMRAAVMIDAWRVLDQPVQAVAEVIMAAIRRSPFPIAILRIAAMSSQLEGSLALAKALAGQDLAVMINLMQAAELTPEQLAHDLPALAVEPVTALYFADSFGRMLPEQVHRLFSQARELTPLPLGFHAHDNYGLAVANTQAALDAGARHADGTFAGIGRGAGNAPTETLGLLKSGTREMAECEAFLAEHIEPLRHTANWGYSPTYRSQARHNVHPTYAQRLFEGTPLTGLERIDILGKIAGHAGAHKFDAGILSHYR, encoded by the coding sequence ATGACCGCGCACAACCAGTCATTCGTGTTGATGGACTGCACCTTCCGTGATGGCGGGTTCCAGACCGACTGGCGGTTTTCCGATGCCATGGTCGGGCACTACTTCGGTATGTGCCAGGCCGCCGGCGTGGACATTGTCGAGATGGGCTACCTGAACCTGGACCCCGCTGCCGGGGTCAGCCACCTCGGGTCATTCAAGGCATTGCCCGAGTCGCTGAGCGACGTGCAGCGCCAGCAGGTCGACCTGGGGCCGATGCGCGCGGCGGTGATGATCGATGCCTGGCGCGTCCTCGATCAGCCGGTGCAGGCTGTCGCCGAGGTAATCATGGCGGCGATCCGGCGTTCGCCGTTCCCCATCGCCATCCTGCGCATCGCGGCCATGAGCAGCCAGCTCGAGGGCAGCCTGGCGCTGGCCAAGGCGCTGGCGGGGCAGGACCTGGCGGTGATGATCAACCTGATGCAGGCCGCCGAGCTGACGCCGGAGCAACTGGCCCATGACCTGCCGGCCCTGGCCGTCGAACCGGTCACGGCGCTGTATTTCGCCGACAGTTTCGGGCGAATGTTGCCGGAGCAGGTCCATCGCCTGTTCAGCCAGGCGCGCGAGCTGACCCCGTTGCCGCTGGGCTTCCATGCCCACGACAACTATGGCCTGGCGGTCGCCAACACCCAGGCGGCGCTGGACGCAGGCGCCCGTCATGCCGACGGCACGTTCGCCGGGATCGGCCGGGGGGCCGGCAACGCGCCGACCGAAACCCTCGGCCTGCTGAAGTCGGGGACACGGGAAATGGCCGAGTGCGAGGCGTTTCTGGCGGAGCACATCGAACCGCTCAGGCATACGGCGAACTGGGGCTACTCGCCCACCTACCGCAGCCAGGCCAGGCACAACGTGCACCCGACCTACGCCCAGCGCCTGTTCGAAGGCACGCCGCTGACGGGCCTGGAGCGTATCGACATCCTCGGCAAGATCGCCGGGCATGCCGGGGCGCACAAGTTCGACGCGGGCATTCTCAGCCACTACCGGTGA
- a CDS encoding HAD family hydrolase: MVKLGELLADCKLVFFDCDGVLLDSNGVKLAAVDHALAAYPAVLRERCKDSFRLNFGRPRRWHFEAFQRVIGAAQEEDFVAASIDRYEQYLQAHYRFSPAVAGAPHLLARLAARGVICTVVSGGVEAEINAALAECGMDRLLARVVGSPVTKIAAINALLEQYDCSAAQAVFLGDASADAEAAIACKVPFIFVSGHALIARSTLSASWPEGHWGGEVPNLLADNAVSRFCVSNQTIKEES, from the coding sequence ATGGTCAAACTCGGTGAACTGCTGGCGGACTGCAAGTTGGTGTTCTTCGACTGCGACGGTGTGCTGCTGGACTCCAACGGGGTGAAGCTGGCCGCGGTCGATCACGCCCTGGCCGCCTACCCGGCGGTACTGCGTGAGCGCTGCAAGGACAGCTTCCGGCTCAACTTCGGCCGCCCGCGGCGCTGGCATTTCGAGGCCTTCCAGCGCGTGATCGGGGCGGCCCAGGAGGAGGACTTCGTGGCGGCGAGCATCGACCGCTACGAGCAGTACCTGCAAGCGCACTATCGGTTTTCGCCGGCAGTGGCCGGTGCACCGCACCTGCTGGCCCGGTTGGCGGCCCGTGGGGTCATCTGCACGGTGGTGAGTGGCGGGGTGGAGGCGGAGATCAATGCCGCGCTGGCCGAGTGCGGGATGGATCGGCTGCTGGCGCGGGTGGTGGGTTCGCCGGTGACCAAGATCGCGGCGATCAACGCGCTGCTCGAGCAGTACGACTGCAGCGCCGCGCAAGCCGTGTTCCTCGGTGATGCCAGCGCCGACGCCGAAGCCGCCATCGCCTGCAAGGTGCCGTTCATCTTCGTCAGCGGGCATGCGCTGATCGCCCGCTCGACCCTCAGCGCGAGCTGGCCGGAGGGTCACTGGGGCGGCGAAGTGCCCAACCTGCTGGCGGACAACGCTGTATCGCGCTTTTGCGTGAGCAACCAGACGATCAAGGAGGAATCATGA
- a CDS encoding SDR family oxidoreductase: MNTTTQRPLRIAITGVSRGLGLALSQALAARGHQVFGCQLSADAAPAAQANPALFSASVAVPEDMRRFAEAAGREGAMDIVVCNAGVINARKPAWEISQEEWAQVMEVNVLGVVNTLHAFLPAMLDRGQGLFVAISSGWGRSASWGLGPYCASKFAVEGLIGSLSADLPEGLHAVALDPGNGVNTKMLAQCLPDDHTQYIAPGLWAEHAADYIVDQLHGQKLSGSRTVPHPGC, from the coding sequence ATGAACACAACCACGCAGCGGCCGCTGCGCATCGCCATCACCGGCGTGAGCCGTGGCCTGGGGTTGGCCCTGAGCCAGGCGCTGGCCGCCCGCGGCCACCAGGTGTTCGGCTGCCAGCTGTCGGCCGACGCCGCGCCGGCGGCCCAGGCCAACCCGGCGCTGTTCAGTGCCTCGGTGGCGGTGCCCGAGGACATGCGGCGCTTCGCCGAGGCGGCGGGGCGCGAGGGGGCGATGGATATCGTGGTGTGCAATGCCGGGGTGATCAATGCGCGCAAGCCAGCCTGGGAAATCAGCCAGGAAGAGTGGGCGCAGGTGATGGAGGTCAATGTGCTGGGCGTGGTCAACACGCTGCACGCCTTCCTGCCGGCGATGCTCGACCGCGGCCAGGGCCTGTTCGTTGCCATCAGCTCCGGCTGGGGGCGTTCGGCGTCCTGGGGGCTCGGCCCGTACTGCGCGAGCAAGTTCGCGGTGGAGGGGCTGATCGGTTCGCTCAGTGCCGACCTGCCGGAGGGCTTGCACGCGGTGGCGCTGGACCCGGGCAACGGGGTGAACACCAAGATGCTCGCCCAGTGCCTGCCGGATGACCATACGCAGTACATCGCCCCGGGGCTGTGGGCCGAGCATGCCGCGGACTACATCGTCGACCAGCTCCATGGCCAAAAGCTCTCGGGCAGCCGTACGGTGCCGCACCCCGGCTGTTGA